DNA sequence from the Hyalangium ruber genome:
GCCCAGGACTTCGCGGCGCGCAGATCCACGCGGAAGAAGGGCGGCAGCCGCCCCAGCCGGTCCCCATCCGCGCGTACCCAGGTGACGTTGCCTTGAGGATCCGTCGCCACACGCTGGGTGTGCGAGGTGATCTCTCCGGACTCCGGGCGACCGGTGTTGAAATGCACCACCGCGCCCACGGTGTAGTTGTTGCCAAACTTGTAGCTGAGGGCCGTGTTGAGGACGTGAGCCTGCTCGAAGGCGAAGGGCAGCGTGGCCTCGCCCGAGGAGAGCACGCGGTTGTTGTCGTCGTAGCGGTCGAAGCGCACCCGCCGCTTGCTCTGCAAGAAGCTGTAGGACACCCAGCCGAACCACTGCCGCCCCAGCGGGTGGCGCGCCATCAGCTCGAAGCCGTAGGCATAGCCGCTCTCGCTCGGGTCCTCGCTCGACACGCTCGCGCGGCGGCGGTTCTCCGCCACCTCGGCCAGGTCGAACTCCACCGTGCGCGACAGCGGGTTGTAGAAGGCGTCCGCACTCAGCTCCAGCCCATCGAAGGGTCGCCACTCCGCGCCCACATCCATCTGCACGCCCTCCTGGAGTCCATAGCGGAGGCCCGCGCTGTCCAGCACGGGCAGGTGCAACAGCACCGTGGGAGGCTGATGGAACAGGCCCGCCCCACCCTTGAGCGTCAGCGTCTCCGAGAGTGCGTGGCGCACGGTCAGGCGCGGCTCTACCCCGGTGAAGGTGAGCCCGGGCACCAGGTGGTAGGCATCCACGCGCACCCCCGGCACCAGCGTCCAGCGCTCGCTCGGGTTCCACGTCAGCTCGGCGAAGGCCCCGCTGAAGGTGGTCAGCGTGGAGGGACTCTTGAGCGGATCGCTCGGGTCACCCGGGCGGGTGCCGGGGGGCACGCCGGTGCCTCGCAGCACCACCGCTGCCCGCCGGTGTTCCACGTCCCCGCCCATCCGCAGTTCCAGGCGCTGGCCGAGCTGCTGCCGCCAGCCAGCCCGAGCCGATACCAGGGCCTGATCCATCCGGTACTCGCCCACCCGTACCACCTGCTGTTGCTCCTGGATGACCCGCGTCTCATCTCCGATGAGGCCCGCCCCATCCAGTCCCACGGTGATGCCCGCTTCCAGCTCGCCTCCCTCCACCGGGTACGTGCCGCGCAGGTCCACCCGGTGGAAGCGCTGGAAGACTCCGCCTCCCGCCGAGTCCAGGACCTTCTCGTCCGGAGACAGGCCCACATCGTCCGAGCTGCCCAGCGCGAACAGGCGCAGCCGGCCCTTGCCCACCTTCTGCTCGATGCGGGCCTGGTAGTCCCAGAAGCCCGCTCGCGTGCGGTTGGCGTCCTCCGCCAGATTCAGCACGTTGGCCATGGTGGAGATGAGCAGCGCCGTGTAGCTGATCCGTCCCGCCACGCTGATGCTGGTGCCGGTGGAGGCAAAGGGGTACTCGACGAAGCCGCCCGCGTTGATGAAGTCCGCGTAGACGGTGGCGTGCAGCCGGTCCTCGCGAGGCCGGCTCAGGCGGCCCTCCACCACGCCGCCCAGTAGCCGCCCGTACTGTACCGAGGGCGTGCCCGGGTAGAAGTCCACGGTATCGATGAAGTCCGGATGCACCACCGCTGGTCCGAGGAGCAGGTGGTACAGCATGGGGATGCGCACCCCATCGAGGAAGAAGCCCGTGGCGGCCGGCTGGCTGCCACGCACCACCGGGTAGCTGACGCCCGAGGCGAGGCTGCCCACGCCCGGCATCAGCATGACGACGCGGAAGGGGTCTCCCTGGGTGCCAGGCACCTCGCGGATCTCCTGCTCATGCAGGGAGAAACGCGTCACCTCGGTGCGCGGCTTGTCGTCGCGCACCACCGTCTCGTATGGGTTCACCACGCCGGGCTGCAGCCGGTAGACCACCTGCAGCGTCTGTCCCGGCGCGAGCGTCTCCTCGAAGGTGGCGGGAAGATGGCCGGGCGAACGCACCTCGATGCGGTGGGCGCCCGGGGGAACTTCCAGCGTGAAGCGTCCCTGGGCATCGGTAGTGGCCGCCGGCGTGGCTTCGCCATCGATGAAGAGGGCTGCATCCGCCAACGGACGCCGGGTACCTCGGGCCCGCACCTCTCCCGAGAGGCGGACCCGCACCGGGGCTGGTGGCGGAGGCGGCTCGAAGCGGTAGACGAAGGGCAGGCGCACCGACACGGCCACGCCGCCCAGCGTGGCCGGCTGGAAGCGCAGGCCGGGCGCGGCCTTCTGTGCGGCCTCGGCGAGGCGTGGCTCGGAGGGAGCCTGAACCACCTTCACCTCGGCCACCGCGCCCTGCTCATCCACGAGCAATTCCAGCGTCACCTCGCCGGGCGTGCCCTCCAGTCCTTCCGGCCAAGCGGCAGGGGAGTCCGCCAGCAACACGGGAGGAACGAGCGGGGCCTCTCCCCCATCGGTGACGAGGCCCAGACGCCGGGCATCCTCGGAGGAGATCGAAGTGCCTCCATCGCCCGCCTGAACCTCGACCTCCACGGCGCGGGGCGCGCTGGCCTCCGAGGGAACGCCCTGGGCCCCCGCCGCGAAGGGCAGCAGGAGCAGGACGAGCGGGAGCCATGGCAGGTGGCGCGGCAAAGACATGGGCCCGCAAACACCACGCCCGCCAGAAACTGTCACTTCCCTCGTAGACGAAAGAGCACCACAGCCCGTACAGCGCCGGCACGGGAGAGGATATGGTTCCCTCTCCTACCTAACGTCCATGGCCCGCTTCCGTCTGGAGACCTTCATCGCCGCACCGCCGGAGCGGGTCTTCGACCTCTCCCGGGACCTGGACTTCCACCAGCACTCCCTGGCCGACACCGGCGAGAAGATCGTCGGTGGGCGACAGGGAGGCCTCATCGAGCTGGGCGAAGAGGTGGAGTGGCAGGCCCGGCACCTGGGCTGGGTCTGGCGACTGCGCAGC
Encoded proteins:
- a CDS encoding TonB-dependent receptor domain-containing protein: MSLPRHLPWLPLVLLLLPFAAGAQGVPSEASAPRAVEVEVQAGDGGTSISSEDARRLGLVTDGGEAPLVPPVLLADSPAAWPEGLEGTPGEVTLELLVDEQGAVAEVKVVQAPSEPRLAEAAQKAAPGLRFQPATLGGVAVSVRLPFVYRFEPPPPPAPVRVRLSGEVRARGTRRPLADAALFIDGEATPAATTDAQGRFTLEVPPGAHRIEVRSPGHLPATFEETLAPGQTLQVVYRLQPGVVNPYETVVRDDKPRTEVTRFSLHEQEIREVPGTQGDPFRVVMLMPGVGSLASGVSYPVVRGSQPAATGFFLDGVRIPMLYHLLLGPAVVHPDFIDTVDFYPGTPSVQYGRLLGGVVEGRLSRPREDRLHATVYADFINAGGFVEYPFASTGTSISVAGRISYTALLISTMANVLNLAEDANRTRAGFWDYQARIEQKVGKGRLRLFALGSSDDVGLSPDEKVLDSAGGGVFQRFHRVDLRGTYPVEGGELEAGITVGLDGAGLIGDETRVIQEQQQVVRVGEYRMDQALVSARAGWRQQLGQRLELRMGGDVEHRRAAVVLRGTGVPPGTRPGDPSDPLKSPSTLTTFSGAFAELTWNPSERWTLVPGVRVDAYHLVPGLTFTGVEPRLTVRHALSETLTLKGGAGLFHQPPTVLLHLPVLDSAGLRYGLQEGVQMDVGAEWRPFDGLELSADAFYNPLSRTVEFDLAEVAENRRRASVSSEDPSESGYAYGFELMARHPLGRQWFGWVSYSFLQSKRRVRFDRYDDNNRVLSSGEATLPFAFEQAHVLNTALSYKFGNNYTVGAVVHFNTGRPESGEITSHTQRVATDPQGNVTWVRADGDRLGRLPPFFRVDLRAAKSWAKDDYTLDLSLDILNVSVQSEVYGYTYGFDEGGGLPERRAIKIPLVLPMLGLKGTY